Proteins encoded in a region of the Podospora pseudopauciseta strain CBS 411.78 chromosome 6, whole genome shotgun sequence genome:
- a CDS encoding hypothetical protein (COG:S; EggNog:ENOG503NUWQ) has translation MTTDPLSPASVLGSMVEALPTHSKDDTTSDLSSSLDAITLFIHSCFTNLSFRLLGLNEDQKIESECAKLAPRLPPPWNASASSHSFIYAHPQSSMQFVIRIDRLGSKIEVRGLATGDERIARFEITPKDYISNASLPVRITMTPEGNEDRSDLYSKLSNVFISEARITDLVSLLKISIIQRLIPSLQKEGYQEDPAASATRLDPNPRRPQDPPHLPPPAQPNPYPAPDPLANPPPRPIPAGDFPPPDFEDEYEVNRPPRGPLNMPGGNFGGLGHNDLYPPGLGPDDPIRGSFVGPGGLRRPGGRGGFAGGGMHPTFDDPLFQGPRGEGDGSFDGQVPPGARWDPLGPGGQPRFGGGRPGGGRGGSGFGGGFGGFGGDII, from the coding sequence ATGACAACCGACCCCCTCAGCCCAGCCTCAGTGCTAGGCTCCATGGTCGAagccctccccacccactCCAAAGACGACACCACCTCCGAcctcagctcctccctcGATGCCATCACCCTATTCATTCACAGCTgcttcaccaacctctccttccgcctcctcggcctcaacGAAGACCAAAAGATCGAGTCCGAGTGCGCCAAGCTCgcccctcgcctccccccgCCATGGAACGCCTCCGCCAGCTCCCACAGCTTCATCTACGCCCACCCCCAATCCTCCATGCAATTCGTCATCCGCATCGACCGCCTCGGCTCCAAGATTGAAGTCCGGGGGTTGGCCACCGGAGACGAACGCATCGCCCGCTTCGAAATCACACCCAAAGATTACATctccaacgcctccctcccaGTCCGCATAACCATGACACCCGAAGGCAACGAAGACCGCTCAGACCTCTACTCCAAACTCTCCAACGTCTTCATCTCCGAAGCACGTATAACCGACCTCGTCTCTTTGCTCAAAATCTCCATCATCCAAAGGTTGATACCATCCCTCCAAAAAGAGGGCTATCAAGAAGacccagcagcatcagccaCCCGTCTTGATCCTAACCCCCGTAGACCACAAGacccccctcacctccccccaccagcccaaccaaACCCTTACCCTGCCCCTGACCCGCTcgccaaccctcccccaagGCCAATCCCAGCCGGTGACTTCCCGCCACCTGACTTTGAAGACGAATACGAAGTCAACCGACCCCCTCGAGGTCCCCTCAACATGCCTGGTGGGAATTTCGGAGGGCTGGGACATAACGATTTGTACCCTCCCGGCCTGGGACCGGATGATCCCATCAGAGGCAGCTTTGTCGGTCCGGGCGGGCTAAGGAGACCAGGTGGGCGCGGAGGGTTTGCAGGGGGCGGTATGCATCCCACGTTTGACGATCCGTTGTTTCAGGGAccgaggggagagggagatgggagTTTTGACGGGCAGGTTCCGCCTGGGGCGAGGTGGGATCCGCTTGGTCCGGGGGGCCAGCCtaggtttgggggtgggagaccGGGTGGTGGTAGGGGAGGTagtgggtttggagggggatttggggggtttgggggtgatATTATTTGA
- a CDS encoding hypothetical protein (COG:C; EggNog:ENOG503P0TU), with the protein MGLKTSKRPFNIAIIGGGIAGLTTALFLHHFCPPGSIEINIYEQAEQYREIGAGINLGVNATKLLHQIGLGDKINAIAGSKDGVFFTLRRWDNSEEITTIYSNDSGKIRQAAVSRAELLQVLLDAIKERKAATLHTKKKCRSVTKTKSAIKITFTDTTTTTSSLLIAADGIHSPIRNQYLPHSPPLYSGKIVYRGLLPFSALPTPWPIQSHHVMWIGPNKHLLVYPISQGETQTLNFVGCITIPEESLGDLKESWSATCPRAELERDFGDCDGIVQELIRLLPEEVSKWKINDREAAEGWVFEQGRVVLVGDAGHPMVPHQSAGAGQAVEDGFVVGRAMGEFMRRGDGKLEEWMGVYERVRMPRANKLQETSRGAGYLYQMQAESMKGMSYDESVPILRDTVQERMKWIWEEELEGVFEEERGRLVGKVEVEGGRGGGVCFCM; encoded by the exons ATGGGCCTCAAGACTTCAAAACGGCCGTTCAACATAGCCATCATCGGTGGCGGCATCGCGGGCCTCACCACcgctctcttcctccaccacttcTGCCCCCCAGGCTCAATCGAGATCAACATCTACGAACAAGCAGAACAATACCGCGAAATCGGCGCTGGCATCAACCTCGGCGTCAACGccaccaaactcctccaccaaatcGGCCTAGGCGACAAGATCAACGCTATCGCTGGCTCAAAAGATGGTGTTTTCTTCACCCTTCGACGCTGGGACAACAGCGAGGAGATAACGACCATCTACTCCAATGACTCAGGCAAGATCCGCCAGGCGGCCGTATCACGGGCGGAGTTGCTCCAGGTTCTGCTCGATGCTATCAAGGAGAGAAAAGCAGCGACATTGCACACAAAGAAGAAGTGCCGGTCCGTCACC AAAACAAAATCCGCGATCAAAATAACCTTCACcgacaccacaaccaccacgtcctccctcctcataGCCGCGGACGGCATCCACTCCCCCATCCGCAATCAATACCTCCCTCACAGTCCCCCTCTCTACTCAGGCAAGATAGTTTACCGTGGCCTGTTGCCGTTCTCTGCCTTGCCTACCCCCTGGCCAATTCAATCCCATCATGTTATGTGGATCGGACCAAACAAGCACCTCTTGGTATACCCCATCTCCCAAGGCGAAACCCAAACGTTAAATTTTGTGGGCTGTATCACCATCCCGGAGGAATCCCTCGGAGACCTGAAAGAGTCCTGGTCCGCCACTTGCCCAAGAGCGGAGTTGGAAAGGGATTTTGGGGATTGCGATGGGATAGTACAGGAACTGATCAGGTTACTACCGGAGGAGGTGTCAAAGTGGAAGATTAACGAccgggaggcggcggagggttgggtgtttgaacaggggagggtggtgctaGTTGGGGATGCGGGACATCCTATGGTTCCGCATCAGAGTGCGGGGGCTGggcaggcggtggaggatgggtttgttgttgggagggCTATGGGTGAGTTTATGAGGCGGGGGGATGGGAAACTGGAAGAGTGGATGGGGGTGTATGAACGGGTGAGGATGCCGAGGGCGAATAAACTGCAGGAGACGAGTCGGGGGGCGGGGTATTTGTATCAGATGCAGGCGGAGAGTATGAAGGGGATGAGCTATGATGAGTCTGTGCCGATTTTGAGAGATACGGTGCAGGAGAGGATGAAGTGgatttgggaggaggagttggagggggtgtttgaggaggagagggggaggttggttggaaaggtggaggtggagggggggaggggaggaggggtttgttTTTGTATGTGA